A portion of the Candidatus Bathyarchaeota archaeon genome contains these proteins:
- a CDS encoding MEDS domain-containing protein has protein sequence MEEKALDHIRRMKPRDHCMLFYESRKHKQLILFTFLKAGLDKGEAAIYVAGEESPRRIKKAMKDFGLDVEKYTRTDSLNIVDYRNWYIIDGEFDIERTKGLWMKSLNEAITKGFKGLRVVGEMACFLKHEMTEELIEYEKALHSVLEIPLTAICAYNTDIMNKAVEEESYYNLYFDLIESHKKFLSTSSEENDIQFNYWDNRGF, from the coding sequence TTGGAAGAAAAAGCACTAGACCATATCAGGAGAATGAAACCCAGAGATCATTGTATGCTGTTTTATGAGAGTCGTAAGCATAAACAACTCATTCTCTTCACATTCTTAAAAGCTGGATTGGATAAGGGGGAAGCAGCTATCTATGTCGCGGGAGAAGAATCGCCACGAAGAATAAAGAAAGCTATGAAGGACTTTGGATTGGATGTCGAAAAATATACAAGAACAGATTCCTTGAACATTGTGGATTACAGAAATTGGTATATAATTGATGGTGAATTCGATATTGAGCGGACGAAGGGGTTATGGATGAAGTCTTTGAATGAAGCTATTACGAAGGGTTTCAAGGGTCTACGTGTTGTGGGCGAGATGGCATGCTTTCTAAAACATGAAATGACTGAGGAATTGATTGAATATGAAAAAGCTTTGCATAGTGTTCTGGAAATCCCATTAACTGCCATTTGTGCTTACAATACCGATATAATGAATAAGGCTGTTGAAGAAGAAAGCTACTATAATCTTTACTTTGATCTAATAGAATCACATAAGAAATTTCTCTCCACAAGTTCAGAGGAAAATGACATTCAGTTTAATTACTGGGATAATAGAGGTTTTTAG
- a CDS encoding dipeptidase — MKKPLSLHSESIIIDGLNVSVWDEDVFNRLKNGGVTSVNATIVCWENFREAISNIEKWNEKFETFKDLIMQVKTIEDIKRAKSEKKVGIVLGFQNGTPIEDDINLIRIFHDLGVRIIQLTYQDRNYIGDGCWESKDAGLSEFGYRVVKEMNRQGILIDLSHASEKTSMEVIEASKDPVAFTHANPKSIVDNPRNKSDEQLLALAEKGGVIGATLYPPLLVGGEGSTIEDYLDVIDYLVKLVGIEHVALGTDFTEKQPKEFFIYALTGKSWEKPLAEIKYPIIYPKGISSARDFPKITEGLMKRGYSDNDTRKIIGENWLQLFSKVWGINS; from the coding sequence ATGAAAAAGCCTCTATCACTACATTCAGAATCGATAATTATTGATGGCTTGAACGTTAGTGTCTGGGATGAAGACGTGTTCAACAGATTGAAAAATGGAGGAGTAACCTCTGTAAATGCGACAATAGTATGCTGGGAGAATTTTCGAGAGGCTATATCAAATATCGAAAAATGGAATGAGAAATTTGAGACTTTCAAGGATCTCATCATGCAGGTGAAAACTATAGAAGATATCAAAAGGGCTAAGAGTGAAAAAAAGGTCGGTATTGTTCTTGGATTTCAAAATGGAACGCCTATAGAAGATGACATTAATCTCATTCGGATATTTCATGATCTAGGAGTTAGAATCATTCAATTAACATATCAAGATCGAAACTACATTGGCGATGGTTGCTGGGAGAGCAAAGATGCTGGATTGAGTGAGTTTGGATATAGAGTTGTAAAAGAGATGAATCGACAAGGAATACTTATTGATCTTTCGCATGCAAGTGAAAAAACATCTATGGAGGTCATAGAGGCTTCAAAGGATCCAGTTGCTTTTACGCACGCTAATCCAAAAAGTATCGTGGATAATCCCAGGAATAAATCAGACGAACAATTATTGGCTTTAGCTGAAAAAGGAGGAGTAATTGGGGCTACTTTATATCCCCCTTTACTAGTAGGGGGGGAGGGGTCTACCATAGAGGACTATCTTGATGTGATAGATTATCTTGTGAAACTTGTAGGCATAGAGCATGTTGCGTTAGGCACGGATTTTACAGAGAAGCAACCAAAGGAATTCTTCATATATGCTTTGACTGGGAAAAGTTGGGAAAAACCACTCGCTGAAATAAAATATCCAATAATATACCCGAAAGGTATTAGCTCAGCGAGGGACTTCCCCAAAATTACTGAAGGTTTAATGAAAAGGGGATACTCTGATAATGATACAAGAAAAATAATTGGTGAAAATTGGCTTCAGCTCTTTAGTAAAGTTTGGGGGATTAACTCTTAA